In Nocardia sp. NBC_00403, one DNA window encodes the following:
- the rplL gene encoding 50S ribosomal protein L7/L12, protein MANVDELLETFGNMTLLELSDFVKKFEEKFEVTAAAPVAVAAVGAAPVEAAEEQDEFDVILEGAGDKKIQVIKVVREIVSGLGLKEAKDLVEGAPKPILEKVAKDAAEAAKAKLEEAGAKVSVK, encoded by the coding sequence ATGGCCAACGTTGACGAACTGCTCGAGACCTTCGGCAACATGACCCTGCTCGAGCTGTCGGACTTCGTCAAGAAGTTCGAAGAGAAGTTCGAGGTCACCGCCGCTGCTCCGGTCGCCGTCGCCGCTGTCGGCGCCGCGCCGGTCGAGGCCGCCGAAGAGCAGGACGAGTTCGACGTCATCCTCGAGGGTGCGGGCGACAAGAAGATCCAGGTCATCAAGGTGGTCCGTGAGATCGTCTCCGGCCTGGGCCTGAAGGAAGCCAAGGACCTGGTCGAGGGCGCCCCGAAGCCGATCCTGGAGAAGGTCGCCAAGGACGCCGCCGAGGCTGCCAAGGCGAAGCTGGAAGAGGCCGGCGCCAAGGTCTCCGTCAAGTAA
- the rplJ gene encoding 50S ribosomal protein L10, translating into MAKPEKVTAVEEIAEQFKSSTATVVTEYRGLSVGKLTDLRRALGAGATYSVAKNTLVKRAAAEAGVEGLDDLFVGPTAIAFIQGEPVDAAKALKTFAKDNKALIIKGGYMDGAALSVAEVEKIADLESREVLLAKLAGAMKGNMAKAAGLFNAPASQVARLAAALVEKKQAESGGETAAAE; encoded by the coding sequence ATGGCAAAACCCGAGAAGGTCACTGCGGTCGAAGAGATTGCGGAGCAGTTCAAGAGCTCGACCGCCACCGTTGTCACGGAATACCGTGGTCTTTCGGTCGGCAAGCTCACCGATCTGCGTCGCGCGCTCGGCGCGGGCGCCACGTACTCCGTCGCCAAGAACACCCTGGTCAAGCGTGCGGCCGCGGAAGCGGGCGTCGAAGGCCTGGACGACTTGTTCGTCGGACCGACCGCCATCGCCTTCATTCAGGGCGAGCCGGTCGACGCAGCGAAGGCCCTCAAGACCTTCGCCAAGGACAACAAGGCGCTCATCATCAAGGGCGGGTACATGGACGGCGCTGCGCTGTCCGTTGCCGAGGTCGAGAAGATCGCCGACCTCGAGTCCCGCGAGGTCCTGCTGGCCAAGCTGGCCGGCGCGATGAAGGGCAACATGGCGAAGGCCGCCGGTCTGTTCAACGCTCCCGCATCGCAGGTGGCCCGCCTGGCCGCCGCGCTCGTGGAGAAGAAGCAGGCCGAATCCGGTGGCGAAACCGCTGCTGCTGAATAA